Proteins from one Syntrophaceae bacterium genomic window:
- a CDS encoding FAD/NAD-binding family oxidoreductase encodes MTTTEAGKEEKNVWKVVRVVPENHDVNSVFLEGADEKFSARRAGQFASIRIPGPDGWSEPHPFTISAAPEDSLLRLTIKKEGAFTSAIPDLKPGTSVKVMGPLGVFCKGIDEKPEIVMIAGGVGVTPFLSVLRHFRNGKARNRVLLFWSNKTLSDTFCRDEIREMTRDLDLTVIHCLSREDDVGGYFDGLAPRLLYEKGRLSADILKRHGVMRDAAFYLCGPPPMMESALKELGILGVDPAMVEEERFIWKK; translated from the coding sequence ATGACGACAACGGAAGCCGGGAAGGAAGAAAAGAATGTCTGGAAGGTTGTCCGGGTGGTTCCGGAAAATCATGACGTGAACTCGGTCTTCCTGGAGGGGGCGGATGAAAAGTTCTCCGCCCGCCGGGCCGGTCAGTTCGCCTCCATCCGGATCCCGGGACCCGATGGCTGGAGCGAGCCCCATCCGTTCACCATCTCCGCCGCCCCCGAGGATTCGCTGCTGCGCCTGACCATCAAGAAGGAGGGAGCGTTCACCTCCGCCATTCCCGACCTGAAGCCGGGGACGTCCGTGAAAGTCATGGGGCCGCTCGGCGTTTTCTGCAAGGGCATCGACGAGAAGCCCGAGATCGTCATGATTGCCGGGGGGGTGGGCGTCACGCCGTTCCTGAGCGTCCTTCGCCATTTCCGGAACGGCAAGGCGAGGAACCGGGTCCTGCTTTTCTGGTCCAACAAAACGCTGTCCGACACCTTCTGCCGGGATGAAATCCGCGAGATGACCCGCGATCTCGACCTCACGGTGATCCACTGCCTGAGCAGGGAAGATGACGTCGGAGGCTACTTCGACGGGCTGGCCCCGCGACTTCTCTACGAAAAGGGTCGGTTGAGCGCCGACATCCTGAAACGGCACGGGGTGATGCGGGATGCCGCCTTTTACCTCTGCGGTCCGCCTCCCATGATGGAGTCCGCCCTGAAGGAACTGGGAATCCTGGGCGTGGATCCGGCGATGGTGGAGGAGGAACGGTTCATCTGGAAGAAATAG
- a CDS encoding helix-turn-helix transcriptional regulator, whose protein sequence is MERKAFYQDRPARSDAVRLPPVLEKIPFPVSPIIHSSLRAIYAGGPKSRWSSDAHGHPYYPYETRAGNITFFYEPPPDYSHRFHPTIALYYTPRLDFIYSGRLRNTVRSLSVESADVLMILMSAIARLDDPRTGIARITPEEIAAMRNIRLRRGRAGNLLDDLKAEVLRLADLRVSMTWKDYRTGGTVTFGRERPDRLLDLLDVEYRRKDRAGTAFRFRCGQALAHFLNVEGLFWIGYYGKALLHLNPYQEAFTKKLGTYWTLIGTVAGKKGGLPRATPRSILDFCGESVNWRNPGHTVDAFFKAHERLMQIGIVEADDLREPVSRTKGYMAEWLETPITVKLSEKLWRTAKRVAAKRKRKPIVTIGKLKKPHGDDSIPADTSLLTTEPARLKRLRTRLHLRQEDVAGGAGITRQTLSRYERGLSRVPEFRAEKILALLRRTAAQMESP, encoded by the coding sequence ATGGAACGGAAAGCTTTTTATCAAGACAGGCCCGCCCGTAGCGATGCCGTAAGGCTTCCGCCGGTCCTCGAAAAAATCCCTTTCCCCGTCAGCCCCATCATCCACTCCTCCCTGCGGGCGATCTATGCCGGCGGGCCGAAATCCAGGTGGTCCTCCGACGCCCACGGCCACCCCTATTATCCGTATGAAACAAGGGCGGGAAACATCACCTTCTTTTATGAGCCGCCGCCCGATTATTCCCACCGCTTCCATCCGACCATCGCCCTGTACTACACGCCCCGCCTTGACTTCATCTACTCGGGCCGGCTGAGAAACACCGTCCGCAGCCTGTCCGTGGAGTCGGCGGACGTCCTGATGATCCTGATGTCCGCCATCGCCCGCCTGGACGATCCCCGGACGGGGATTGCGCGCATCACGCCGGAGGAGATCGCGGCCATGAGAAACATCCGCCTTCGCCGCGGCCGGGCGGGGAATCTTCTCGACGACCTGAAAGCGGAAGTCCTTCGCCTTGCGGACCTGAGGGTGTCCATGACCTGGAAGGACTACCGCACCGGCGGAACGGTCACCTTCGGCAGGGAGAGACCGGACCGTCTCCTGGATCTCCTGGACGTGGAATATCGGCGGAAGGACCGGGCAGGAACGGCGTTCCGGTTCCGCTGCGGCCAGGCCCTGGCCCATTTCCTGAACGTGGAGGGGCTGTTCTGGATCGGCTACTACGGCAAGGCCCTTCTCCACCTGAACCCGTATCAGGAGGCATTCACCAAGAAGCTGGGTACATACTGGACGCTGATCGGAACGGTCGCCGGAAAGAAAGGCGGGCTGCCCAGGGCGACCCCCCGGAGCATCCTTGATTTTTGCGGGGAAAGCGTGAATTGGCGCAATCCGGGCCATACGGTGGATGCCTTTTTCAAGGCCCACGAGAGACTCATGCAGATCGGGATCGTCGAGGCGGATGACCTGCGGGAACCCGTCAGCCGGACGAAGGGCTACATGGCAGAGTGGCTGGAGACGCCCATCACCGTAAAGCTCTCGGAAAAACTTTGGAGAACGGCAAAGAGGGTCGCTGCAAAACGGAAACGGAAACCGATCGTGACAATCGGGAAGTTAAAAAAACCGCATGGGGACGATTCGATCCCGGCGGACACCTCCCTCCTGACGACGGAGCCGGCACGGCTGAAGAGGCTTCGCACCCGGCTTCATCTTCGCCAGGAAGACGTGGCCGGGGGAGCGGGAATCACCCGCCAGACCCTGTCGCGGTACGAGAGAGGCCTCTCCCGGGTTCCGGAATTCCGGGCGGAAAAAATCCTCGCCCTCCTCAGGCGAACGGCGGCACAGATGGAGTCCCCCTGA